DNA from Terriglobus tenax:
TCGCGTGGCTCGTCGGTCTGGTCTCCAGCTACACCCTCGGCGGCTGGATCCATCTGCTGCTGATTCTCGCCGTCATCTCGCTGATCTTCAACCTGCTGGCCGGCCGCCGCTCAGCCCTCTGAAGATAGCCCGAAGTCAACCTGCGGAACGCATCGCGTAAGCCATCAACAAGGAGCCATGAATGCTGCTGTTCATCACCGTTGTGTTGTTCGTCCTCTGGCTGGTCGGCATGGTCAGTACCTACACTCTCGGCGGATGGATTCATCTGCTCCTCTTCCTGGCCGTCGCCGCGCTGCTCATCCGGTTGATTCAGGGACGCAATCCGCTCTAAACAGCGGGTTGCGCCTCCCTCCACAAACGCACCACTCACCAAGGAGTAACTGTCATGAACAAGAGCAATGTCAGCGGAAAGATCGACCAGGTTGTAGGCAAGGTCAAGGAAGGTGTTGGGGAAGCTATTGGCAATGAGCGTCTGGCCAACTCCGGCGTCGCAGACCAGCTCAAGGGCCATGCCAAGGAAGCCTGGGGAAACGCCAAGGATACGGCGAACGAGCTCAAGAAGACCACGCACACGGAAGCCGATGTCCGCCGCGAACAGGCCGAATCCCACACCTCCAGCATGCGTGACAAGATCACCAACGCCGCCGAGAACATGAAGGACAAGCTCAACGACAAGCTCGACAGCGTCAAGGAAGATCAACGCGAGAAGCGCGACCACCTGCGCCGCTCCGCCTGAAGTTCAACCAGAAGCAGCATCTCCCTTCAAGGCCCGGTGAAAACCGGGCCTCTTCTTTTTAGCTTTTCTTATTTGTCATCCTGGGCGTCGCGAAGGGAGCTGCTTCTGTCCTTCCCGTTCTACCGCCGCAGCACATCCGCCACAACAAACGCCATGAACAGCACCGCGATAATCCCGTTCAGGGTAAAGAAGGCGGCGTTCATACGGCGCATATCTTTCGGCGAAATGATCGCGTGCTCATAACCCAGCAGCAGCGCCACCACGCCAATCCCGATCCACGCCACCACGCCAAATCCGAACAGCGTCCCCAGCCACACCAGCATGGCCAGCATACCCAGGTGCATCAGGCGTGCTATCCAGAAGGCGCCCTCGATACCAAACGCAGCCGGAACCGAGTTCAGCCCGACCTTGCGGTCGTAGTCAAAATCCTGGCAGGCGTACAGTACATCGAAGCCGCCGACCCACAACAGCACCGCGCCGGTCAGCACGAGAATCCGCGGGTCCAGCGTACCGCGCACCGCAATCCAAGCAGCCGACGGAGCAATCCCCAGCGCCAAGCCCAGAACCATGTGGCTCCAGCGCGTCAGCCGCTTCATGTAGCTGTAGGAGAGCACCACCGCCAGAGCGACCGGCGACAGCAGCAGCGTCAGCCGGTTCAGCATCGCCGCGCTGAAGACAAACAGAGCGCAGCTTACGATCACGAAACCTGCGACAAACTTTGCGCTCAGAAGTCCGGCCGGAATTGCACGCATCGCCGTGCGCGGGTTTTTGCCATCAATGTCGGCATCCACCAGACGGTTGAAAGCCATGGCCGCCGATCGCGCCGCGACCATGCACACCACAATCCAGCCAAGCTTGGCCAGCGGCGGAATGCCGCCTGCGGCCAGTACCGCTGCCGTTAAAGCGAACGGCAGCGCGAAGATCGAGTGTTCCCACTTGATCATCTCCAGCGTGACCGCCGTATTGCGCCAGATTCCCTGCATCCTTCGATTGTAGTGGGTCGAGGGTTCTTAGCGTTCGGACGTGACCGCGCCGGCCACCTGCAGGTCGTTGGTCACCTTGAAGACGCCTGAAACTCCATTTGCACGAATGCCCGCCGCGTCCTTGTCGGCCTGGTTATCCACCACGCCGGCCAACGTCACATTGCCGTTCACCACCACAATGCGGATAGGCTTCGCCGGGTCAATTGCGTATTTGTTCAGCGATGGGAAACCATACACTGACCGCGCTACGGCCAGCCGGATACGATCGTCGTTCGGCGAAAGTGGGGCGACCTCGATATTGTCGACCACATCCTTCACCCCGGGAAAATTCGCCACCAGGCTCACAGCGGAGTCGCGATCCATGGGGCCATAGGCCACGCCGCCCAGGGTCACCACGCCATCCTGCACGCCGATGGTGAAGGAATTGAAAGCATTGGTGCCATACCCGACGCGGTCGTAGGAGAGCTTTTCCGCCAGCTTGTCGCGCAATTGCACATCGGTCAGCTCGGTCGCGCTGGCCACATCGATCATATTGCGTACGGAAAGCACGTTCTTGATATGGTGTGCGCGGTTATCCGCATCTGCCTTGGCGCTGTACAGCTCAACCGTACCGCTCAGCGTCACCACGCCGCGCTTGACCTCAGGCTTTACACCGCTGAAGCGCTTGCTGCCGAGCTTTTCCTTCAGATCGAGCTGAATCTGCGCATCGTTGACGCCGCTGGCCGAGTCCTTCTTGCCTTGCGCATGCGCCGAAACCCCGGCAATCCCCATGGCTAACGCCAGCGCAAGTCCAAGGGCGCTGACAACGTTCGCAAACCGCATCCTCTTCAAAAACGCTGACGTGCTCATATTCAGTTAGAGGCTGCCTGCCCTCTTCAAGATGTACGCAATTCTACTTGTAGCGCTTACGGATTTTGTAAACGATGCTGAAAACACCATTTTCATCCCGTGTCGCCACAATCGAGTTGTTCCGGTTCACCTGGTACTGCAGCTGGATCAACTGCCGCGCGGACGAGTTGACGTTGGTGGCAAACACCATCGTCAACTGGCGGGAGAACTGCTGTTCCACCGTGATGCGGGCCGACGAGTTACCGACCGCACCGGTGTAGGACGGGTCAATCTTCACGCTGCTCTGGCCGCCAAACAACTTGGAGACGCGGCTGCTGACCGTCGCATTCAGGGCGCTGCCCAGCAGCGCGGAGGTCGTCGGATCGGTTCCGCTGCGCAGCTGCTGTTCCTGGTAAATCTGCGCCTGCTCCTGCGTGCGGCCCAGCGCCAGCAGGGCGAAGATATCGGCCTCGCTCAGCGGAGGCTCGGAACGATAGGTCGGCTTCAGGCTGGTCGAGGTGCCATGCAGGCCGATCGTGATGTCATACGTGCCGACACGCGCCGTCGCATCCAGGTCAATCACCGGGTCAATCCGGACCGGGTTATTGAAGTACACATCGCCACGCTGCAACTGGTACTGCACCCCGGCGAAGCTCGCGCTGCCGTCGGTAATGGACACCCGGCCAAGCACCGAGGGCACAGCCAGCGTTCCCACCACCCTCAGGTCGACCTTGCCCGCCAGCTTGGCATACGAGTTCTGGAAATCGAGCTGCGGTGACGAAGTCACGCGGACATTCAGATGCACCTTGTTCAGGAAATCATCCGGATCCGGAGGTGCCGCAATGCCACCGCTTCCCGCAAACTGCGCGAAGTCAAACTCCTCGCTCAGGCCAAAGCGGGTGATCAGGATATCGCCGCTTAACTGCATGGAGTTTCCATTGCCGATCAGATGGATGTTTGCATTGGCAGTCGTGCTGACACCATACAGCCGGATACGCGCCGCATTCGCCGTTGCCGTCAGATCCGCATACAGGCCGTGGCGATAGGTAATAAATCCACCCAGCTTCAACTGGCCGCCGCCCGTGGTGGCCGTTACCGACTGCACCTCCAGGCGGTCCTGGTTGAAGACCAGCGTGCCGTTCATATTGCTCAACCCGTTGGGAATGTCCTCATACGCCAGGTTGGCGTTCTTCATCTCCACGCGTCCGGTCAGCGAGGGCGAACTCATCGTTCCGGAAGCACCCACCGTAAAGGTAATGCCACCGCTTGAGAGCAGGCTTGGCTGCACCGTGTGCAGCACGGCAAGGTTGGCACTGCCGCTGGCCTTCACGTCCAGCTTGCCACCCTTCGGATCCGTGACACCCAGCACCTGCACGCTTCCCTCGGCACGCAGGTCTGTGTCTGATCCCGTCACATGCACCGGCTGCAGGCGCACAATACCGTTGTCCAGCGACGCGCGAACCGGGGCATCGGTTTTGAAGCTAAGCCCCGCCACCGTCACATCCACATTGCGGACCTCGGCATTGCCACGCAACTGTTGCGGCGTCTTCAGCGGACCGGCAAAGTTCACCGTCCCGGCCAGGTTTGAGGTCGCCTTCAGCTTCGTGTTGCCCAGCGACTTCAGAACGTTGTCCACGTTCAGGTTGCTGAACTCCAGCTTGCCCTGCGACTCATAATTGCCGGTAAGCTGCGCCTGCGCGTCCATATTCATGCCGGCATTCAACAGTGTGGAGCGGCCCTGTAGAAACACGGTCGAGCCCTGGCTGTGGACATCCGCCGTCAGCTCGCCCACCGGCGAGCCCTGCAGCGTCACATTGGTCACACGCAGGTTGGCCTTCAGGTTGGGCTGCTCCAGCGTTCCCTGCGCATCCACCACCGCGGACACCACACCATCCACCGGAAGCCCTTTGCTCTTCACCGTCTCAAAGCCGGAGAGGCGCAGGTCGCGCGCCTGCAGGTGGGCATGCACCTGCTTGGTGTCAATGTCATATCCCGCGCTGCCGGTCAGCACCTGCACATTGTGCGCTCGGATCAGCAGGTCGTTGGCGTCGATCGTCTGGTCATGAACGTTCAGGTTGGTCTGCACCAGTTGGAAGGGTTCGCCATACGCCACACCATCGCGCAGCGCCACCACGCCATCGCCCTTCAGGTTCCCGATCGTTCCCCTCAGGTGCGCATTCACGTTCAGTGTTCCGGTCACCTGCAGGCTCTGCTGACCCGCCATCTGCAGCGCTTCCGCCGCGCTGGCGTCCACCAGCTGCACCTGCGCGTCTACCTCTGACTCCTTGTCCCACTCGTACGTCACACTGCGCCGCACCGCAACGCGATGCGCCTTCACTGCTCCATGCGCATGCAGTACCGAGTTGCCGCGCTTGATGGTTGACTCCGCCACCGCCAGCCCCTGCGGCGTGTACTCCGCATCCGCCACCAGCGAATCCACAAGAATCGTCGAGTCCGACGAAATCTTCGCCTCCACGCCGGTCGCTTCAAGATGTCCCTTGATATCCAGCTGCGCCAGCGCGCCAGAAGCCGTGCCACGGAAGGTCGCAGCGCCCTGCAGGTCCACCGGCAGGGCGCTCGCGCCGCGCTTTTCCTGCGAATCAAACCCAATGGCGGTCAACACCGAATCCAGTTCGGCAAGGTTCCCCATCACCACATTCACTCGCAGAGCCGTGGCTGCTTCGCCCTTGGCAACACCCAGCACGCCGCTGGCCTCCAGCGTGGTGTACGGTGTCTTGGCCGTCACTTGCTGAATATTCACCACCTCGCCCTGGCCACGATATTCCGCCACAACCGAACCGCTTACCGGAACATTCTGCCTGCCCTTGACCTGGCGGCCTGTCGGCGCCATCTTCAGGTCGGCGCTCACAATCACCGAGTCCTCGATATGCGCAAAGTCGCCACCCCACTCCGCCTTCGCCGGTCCGCTCACCGCGACATCCAGGCCAAGATCGCTGAAGCCTCGCGGCTGCGTGATCTCTTCAATGGCGCGCAGCGTCACCCGCGTCAGCGTCACATTCACATACGCGTGCGAAGGCTCCACCTTCGGCAGCTTGCGGTCGCCTTCCAAAGGAGGCTTCGCATTGATGGCCTTTGCCGTGGTGTTCGCGGTCTTCTGTCCGGCGGCAATCGTCGGCGATGCCTCGGCGGCATCCTGCGGAATCTGTCCAAGCCAGTTGTTGATACGCATGTCACCGGCGATATGCCCGCCATCCGGCAGATCGATCAGCAGCGCATTCAACAGCAAGTCGGCCGGCGTAATGTGCAGCTTCGTATCCAGGTCGACGCCACGCACACGTACATACTCATCGGTGTACCCGGCGCTGCGCGCCTTCACCGTGCCCGCCAGCAGATAGCCTTTCTCGCACTCGGGGTCCGGCGGCAGCACCTTCACAGTCGCTTTGTTCTTCGAAGGATTCGAACGCTGCCAGAACCGCGGCCGTTTCTGGGCCTCTTCAGGAGCCACCGCGCAGCTATGCCCGCTCACGTCCAGCACGGCATTGCCAGCATTCAGACCCGGGAAACCGCTCAGCACAGAGATCTGTTTGATCTCGATATTGCCCTTCACCGTCGCCTGCCACACCGGCTTATCGAAATTCTCAAGCTGCGCCGTCACATCCAGCTTCGAGCTCTCGCCCGTCTCCAGGTGCAGGCTCTTCAGCGCCACCATCTTGCGGCCCAGCTCCAACTCGGCTGTAATACGCGACTTCGCCTCCGGCATCTTCTGCATCTTCGTCGTCAGGTCGTTCAGCCCGATGGAGATGCCATAGCGGTCGCTCGAAGAAAGGTACTTCAGGTTGACGCCAAGCTGCCGTGCCGCCAGGTCAAACGGAATCGGCTTGTCGTTCATCAACACAACGCCGTCCGTCACCTCCGCCGTCGCCGCCTTCAGGTCCAGCAGCGTGTCCTGGATCGGTGTCGTGCTGGTGCTCTTCGTTTTAGGAACCGGCTGGTTCGTTGAGCCGTCAGCGTTCACAATCATGTGAAACTGCGGATGCTCCACGCGCAGCAGCCCCAGGCGCACCTTCGACGCGAATCCGCCAGCCGCACGCTCCAGTAGGTTGCCGATGGTAATGCGCACCAGGACGCGGTCCACGGAAAGATACGGAGCCTCGCCCGCGGCCTCTGTGCCATGGATCACCAGGTGATCCACCTCCGCTGCCAGGTGCCACAGGTTGAACTTCACCGCGCCAATCTCAACATGGCCGCCGGTTGCGTCCTCCAGAATGGAGACCACCTGGCTGGCCGCGCGGCGCTGAAAATCCTCCGTATGCGTGTACCAGGTCAGAGCGCCGGTCAACAGCACAAGCAGCACACCAAAGCCCGCAAAGATCCATGCCGCGGAACGCATCAGCTTGCGGTGCAGGGGGCTCTCGACGACCTCCGGCTCATTCTTCTCCGGCGACTGGTTCAGGGGAAGCATCTCGCTCATGGAGCCATCTCCCCCTGCTTGAAGATGCGCACACTGCCCTGGTCACGCAGGCTCTTCAGCCAGTCCTGCAGCATGGCGGAAACCTGCTGTTGCAACAGCACCTCCTCAATACGCGAGGAGATACGTTCCAGCGGCGGCGGTGTTCCACCGCGCGCCTTCACCTGCGGCGTCAGCGTGTTGTTGTAGTAGTCCTCAATCTGCTGCTCGGTAATGGTGGCGCCGGAGCGGAACCTCTGC
Protein-coding regions in this window:
- a CDS encoding BON domain-containing protein — translated: MRFANVVSALGLALALAMGIAGVSAHAQGKKDSASGVNDAQIQLDLKEKLGSKRFSGVKPEVKRGVVTLSGTVELYSAKADADNRAHHIKNVLSVRNMIDVASATELTDVQLRDKLAEKLSYDRVGYGTNAFNSFTIGVQDGVVTLGGVAYGPMDRDSAVSLVANFPGVKDVVDNIEVAPLSPNDDRIRLAVARSVYGFPSLNKYAIDPAKPIRIVVVNGNVTLAGVVDNQADKDAAGIRANGVSGVFKVTNDLQVAGAVTSER
- a CDS encoding lmo0937 family membrane protein — encoded protein: MLWTITVILVIAWLVGLVSSYTLGGWIHLLLILAVISLIFNLLAGRRSAL
- a CDS encoding lmo0937 family membrane protein translates to MLLFITVVLFVLWLVGMVSTYTLGGWIHLLLFLAVAALLIRLIQGRNPL
- a CDS encoding translocation/assembly module TamB domain-containing protein, which produces MSEMLPLNQSPEKNEPEVVESPLHRKLMRSAAWIFAGFGVLLVLLTGALTWYTHTEDFQRRAASQVVSILEDATGGHVEIGAVKFNLWHLAAEVDHLVIHGTEAAGEAPYLSVDRVLVRITIGNLLERAAGGFASKVRLGLLRVEHPQFHMIVNADGSTNQPVPKTKSTSTTPIQDTLLDLKAATAEVTDGVVLMNDKPIPFDLAARQLGVNLKYLSSSDRYGISIGLNDLTTKMQKMPEAKSRITAELELGRKMVALKSLHLETGESSKLDVTAQLENFDKPVWQATVKGNIEIKQISVLSGFPGLNAGNAVLDVSGHSCAVAPEEAQKRPRFWQRSNPSKNKATVKVLPPDPECEKGYLLAGTVKARSAGYTDEYVRVRGVDLDTKLHITPADLLLNALLIDLPDGGHIAGDMRINNWLGQIPQDAAEASPTIAAGQKTANTTAKAINAKPPLEGDRKLPKVEPSHAYVNVTLTRVTLRAIEEITQPRGFSDLGLDVAVSGPAKAEWGGDFAHIEDSVIVSADLKMAPTGRQVKGRQNVPVSGSVVAEYRGQGEVVNIQQVTAKTPYTTLEASGVLGVAKGEAATALRVNVVMGNLAELDSVLTAIGFDSQEKRGASALPVDLQGAATFRGTASGALAQLDIKGHLEATGVEAKISSDSTILVDSLVADAEYTPQGLAVAESTIKRGNSVLHAHGAVKAHRVAVRRSVTYEWDKESEVDAQVQLVDASAAEALQMAGQQSLQVTGTLNVNAHLRGTIGNLKGDGVVALRDGVAYGEPFQLVQTNLNVHDQTIDANDLLIRAHNVQVLTGSAGYDIDTKQVHAHLQARDLRLSGFETVKSKGLPVDGVVSAVVDAQGTLEQPNLKANLRVTNVTLQGSPVGELTADVHSQGSTVFLQGRSTLLNAGMNMDAQAQLTGNYESQGKLEFSNLNVDNVLKSLGNTKLKATSNLAGTVNFAGPLKTPQQLRGNAEVRNVDVTVAGLSFKTDAPVRASLDNGIVRLQPVHVTGSDTDLRAEGSVQVLGVTDPKGGKLDVKASGSANLAVLHTVQPSLLSSGGITFTVGASGTMSSPSLTGRVEMKNANLAYEDIPNGLSNMNGTLVFNQDRLEVQSVTATTGGGQLKLGGFITYRHGLYADLTATANAARIRLYGVSTTANANIHLIGNGNSMQLSGDILITRFGLSEEFDFAQFAGSGGIAAPPDPDDFLNKVHLNVRVTSSPQLDFQNSYAKLAGKVDLRVVGTLAVPSVLGRVSITDGSASFAGVQYQLQRGDVYFNNPVRIDPVIDLDATARVGTYDITIGLHGTSTSLKPTYRSEPPLSEADIFALLALGRTQEQAQIYQEQQLRSGTDPTTSALLGSALNATVSSRVSKLFGGQSSVKIDPSYTGAVGNSSARITVEQQFSRQLTMVFATNVNSSARQLIQLQYQVNRNNSIVATRDENGVFSIVYKIRKRYK
- a CDS encoding CsbD family protein, whose translation is MNKSNVSGKIDQVVGKVKEGVGEAIGNERLANSGVADQLKGHAKEAWGNAKDTANELKKTTHTEADVRREQAESHTSSMRDKITNAAENMKDKLNDKLDSVKEDQREKRDHLRRSA
- a CDS encoding UbiA-like polyprenyltransferase — translated: MQGIWRNTAVTLEMIKWEHSIFALPFALTAAVLAAGGIPPLAKLGWIVVCMVAARSAAMAFNRLVDADIDGKNPRTAMRAIPAGLLSAKFVAGFVIVSCALFVFSAAMLNRLTLLLSPVALAVVLSYSYMKRLTRWSHMVLGLALGIAPSAAWIAVRGTLDPRILVLTGAVLLWVGGFDVLYACQDFDYDRKVGLNSVPAAFGIEGAFWIARLMHLGMLAMLVWLGTLFGFGVVAWIGIGVVALLLGYEHAIISPKDMRRMNAAFFTLNGIIAVLFMAFVVADVLRR